One genomic window of Vigna unguiculata cultivar IT97K-499-35 unplaced genomic scaffold, ASM411807v1 contig_704, whole genome shotgun sequence includes the following:
- the LOC114172924 gene encoding sugar transport protein 1-like translates to MPGAFISSGPSESKNYPGKLTVRVFVACFVAAFGGLIFGYDLGISGGVTSMDPFLKKFFPEVYAKENNIKPSDNQYCKFDSQTLTLFTSSLYLAALVASVLASTVTRLTGRRAIMFCGGLLFLAGALLNGFAQHVWMLIVGRILLGFGIGCANQSVPIYMSEVAPYKYRGALNMMFQLAITIGIFVANVLNYIFAKMENGEGWRYSLGCAIVPAIMIMFGAIILPDSPSSLIERGLDEKAKKELIKIRGTTDIDQEFEDLMAASESSKAVKHPWVSLLKRQYRPQLAFAIAIPFFQQLTGMNVIMFYAPILFKTIGFGATASLMSAMIIGACNAIATLVSIFTVDKFGRRTLFLEGGAQMLICQILIAMAIGLKFGIDGNPGVLPKWYAIMVVCGICIYVAGFAWSWGPLGWLVPSEIFPLEVRSAAQSVNVSVNMIFTFVIAQIFTTMLCHMKFGLFMFFACFVFAMTIFIFKLLPETKGVPIEEMHIVWQSHPYWKKFVTPNASPESVC, encoded by the exons ATGCCGGGAGCTTTCATCTCAAGTGGCCCTTCAGAATCAAAGAACTATCCAGGAAAACTTACTGTTCGGGTGTTCGTAGCATGCTTCGTAGCTGCATTTGGAGGATTGATATTTGGCTACGACCTTGGCATATCTg GTGGTGTGACTTCTATGGATCCGTTTCTGAAGAAATTCTTTCCTGAAGTGTATGCAAAGGAGAACAATATAAAGCCCTCTGATAACCAATACTGCAAATTCGATAGCCAAACATTAACGTTGTTTACATCATCTTTGTATTTGGCTGCACTTGTTGCCTCGGTGTTAGCATCCACTGTGACTCGACTCACCGGAAGGCGAGCTATCATGTTTTGTGGCGGTCTGCTCTTTCTTGCTGGTGCTCTATTGAATGGCTTCGCTCAACATGTTTGGATGCTCATTGTTGGTCGCATTCTACTTGGCTTCGGAATTGGATGCGCCAATCAG TCTGTGCCAATCTATATGTCTGAGGTTGCTCCCTACAAGTACCGAGGAGCACTTAATATGATGTTCCAATTGGCAATCACTATTGGTATCTTTGTTGCCAATGTTCTTAACTACATTTTTGCCAAAATGGAGAATGGGGAAGGATGGCGGTATAGCTTGGGTTGTGCAATAGTTCCTGCTATCATGATCATGTTTGGTGCAATCATTCTTCCAGATTCACCGAGTTCCTTAATTGAACGTGGTCTTGATGAGAAGGCCAAGAAGGAACTTATCAAAATTCGAGGAACCACGGACATTGATCAAGAGTTTGAGGATCTTATGGCAGCGAGTGAATCCTCCAAAGCAGTGAAACACCCTTGGGTCTCTTTGTTGAAGAGACAATATAGACCTCAACTCGCGTTTGCCATAGCCATTCCCTTCTTCCAACAACTCACTGGCATGAACGTGATAATGTTTTATGCTCCTATTTTGTTTAAAACCATTGGTTTTGGAGCCACTGCTTCTCTCATGTCGGCCATGATCATCGGCGCTTGCAACGCAATTGCCACTCTAGTCTCCATATTCACTGTTGACAAGTTCGGGAGACGTACCCTTTTCTTAGAAGGAGGGGCACAAATGCTTATCTGTCag ATTCTGATAGCTATGGCGATTGGACTCAAATTTGGAATTGATGGAAACCCAGGAGTGTTGCCAAAGTGGTATGCTATCATGGTTGTGTGCGGCATATGTATCTACGTTGCAGGATTTGCATGGTCTTGGGGTCCTTTAGGGTGGTTGGTTCCGAGTGAAATTTTTCCGCTTGAGGTGCGATCAGCTGCACAAAGTGTTAATGTTTCTGTTAACATGATCTTTACCTTTGTCATTGCACAAATTTTCACCACAATGCTCTGTCACATGAAATTTGGACTCTTCATGTTCTTTGCATGCTTTGTCTTTGCGATGACAATATTCATCTTCAAACTTCTACCTGAGACTAAAGGGGTTCCCATCGAAGAAATGCACATTGTATGGCAGAGTCATCCCTACTGGAAAAAGTTTGTTACTCCAAACGCTTCTCCAGAATCCGTGTGTTAG